In Equus quagga isolate Etosha38 chromosome 14, UCLA_HA_Equagga_1.0, whole genome shotgun sequence, one DNA window encodes the following:
- the LOC124252589 gene encoding olfactory receptor 8G1-like: protein MWEVAPAWLHEKMVAGNHSTVTEFILAGLTEQPELQLPLFFLFLGIYVVTVVGNLGMITLIRLSSHLHTPMYYFLSSLSLIDFCQSSIVTPKMLVNFVTERNVISYPACMTQLYFFLVFVISECHMLAVMAYNRYVAICNPLLYNVTMSNQICFRMAVGVYIIGLTGATAHTGFMLRVLFCKADIINHYFCDIFPLLELSCSSTYINEVIVLCFSAFNILTPTVAILVSYVFIIASILRIHSTEGRSKAFGTCSSHISAVAIFFGSATFMYLQPSSVSSMDQGKVSSVFYTVMVPMLNPLIYSLRNKDVRIVLNKILEKRSFL from the exons atgtgggaagttgccccagcatggcttcatga GAAGATGGTAGCAGGAAATCATTCCACAGTGACTGAGTTCATCCTCGCTGGACTAACAGAACAGCCGGAACTCCAGTTgccccttttcttcctcttcctaggAATATATGTGGTCACGGTGGTGGGGAACCTGGGCATGATCACACTGATAAGACTAAGTTCTCACctgcacacccccatgtactaTTTCCTCAGCAGCTTGTCTTTAATAGATTTTTGCCAGTCCTCCATCGTCACACCCAAAATGCTGGTGAACTTTGTAACAGAGAGGAATGTTATCTCTTACCCTGCATGCATGACTCaactctatttctttcttgtttttgttatatCAGAATGTCATATGTTGGCTGTAATGGCATACAATCGCTATGTAGCCATCTGTAACCCATTGCTTTACAATGTCACCATGTCTAATCAGATCTGCTTCCGGATGGCAGTTGGGGTGTATATCATTGGCTTGACGGGTGCCACAGCTCACACGGGCTTCATGCTAAGAGTACTTTTCTGCAAGGCTGATATAATTAACCATTACTTCTGTGACATTTTTCCACTACTGGAGCTCTCCTGCTCCAGTACTTACATCAATGAGGTGATAGTTTTGTGTTTCAGTGCCTTTAATATCCTTACCCCAACTGTGGCCATCCTTGTCTCTTATGTCTTCATCATTGCCAGCATCCTCCGCATCCACTCAACTGAGGGAAGATCCAAAGCCTTTGGCACATGCAGCTCCCACATCTCAGCTGTTGCTATCTTCTTTGGCTCTGCGACATTCATGTACTTACAGCCATCATCAGTCAGTTCTATGGACCAAGGGAAAGTGTCTTCAGTGTTTTACACCGTGATGGTGCCCATGCTGAACCCTTtgatctacagcctgaggaataAAGATGTCAGGATAGTCCTAAATAAAATCCTTGAAAAAAGAAGTTTCctttga
- the LOC124225597 gene encoding olfactory receptor 8B3-like, whose product MAPGNGSMVTEFILVGLTDRSDLQIPLFFLFLAVYKVTVWGNLGLITLIGLNSHLHAPMYFFLFNLSFIDLCYSSVFTPKMLIHFLSKKNVISYMGCMTQLYFFCFFGISEGYMLTSMAYDRYVAICKPLLYNIAMSHKVCSSLMLGSYLMAFSGAMAHTGCMLRVTFCDANIINHYLCDILPVFQLSCTSTYVNELVVFIVVGINIIVPSLTIFVSYGFILSSILHISSTEGRSKAFSTCSSHIIAISLFFGSGAIMYLKPSSAGSMDEGKISSVFYTNVIPMMNPLIYSLRNKDVKLALRKTLSRRKFSLESLSLCR is encoded by the coding sequence ATGGCTCCTGGAAATGGTTCCATGGTGACTGAATTCATTCTGGTGGGATTAACAGACCGATCAGATCTCCAGATTCCCTTGTTCTTCCTGTTTCTAGCAGTGTATAAGGTCACTGTGTGGGGAAATTTGGGCTTGATAACTCTAATTGGGCTGAATTCACACCTGCACGCtcccatgtattttttcctctttaacttGTCCTTCATAGACCTCTGTTATTCTTCAGTATTTACACCAAAAATGCTGATACATTTCTTATCAAAGAAGAATGTTATTTCTTACATGGGGTGCATGACTCAGctctactttttctgtttttttggcaTTTCTGAAGGCTATATGCTGACATCAATGGCCTAtgatcgctatgtggccatctgtaaaccaCTTCTCTATAACATTGCCATGTCCCATAAAGTGTGTTCCAGCCTCATGCTTGGTTCATACTTGATGGCATTTTCTGGTGCTATGGCCCACACAGGATGCATGCTGAGAGTGACTTTCTGTGATGCAAACATCATCAACCACTATTTGTGTGACATACTTCCTGTATTCCAGCTCTCCTGCACGAGCACCTATGTCAATGAGCTGGTTGTTTTCATTGTGGTGGGCATCAACATCATTGTGCCCAGTCTCACTATCTTTGTCTCTTATGGTTTCATCCTCTCCAGCATCCTCCACATCAGTTCCACAGAAGGCAGGTCCAAAGCTTTCAGCACCTGCAGTTCCCACATTATTGCTATTTCTCTATTCTTTGGATCAGGTGCAATTATGTACCTCAAACCATCTTCTGCTGGGTCTATGGATGAGGGAAAAATCTCTTCTGTCTTTTATACCAATGTGATTCCCATGATGAACCCTTTAATCTACAGTTTGAGGAACAAAGATGTTAAACTTGCTCTGAGAAAAACCTTGAGCAGGAGAAAGTTTTCATTAGAATCATTGTCTCTGTGCAGGTAG